GAAGAGCCAAATGATATGGAGCTTTTTATGATGACCCACCAACAAAATGGACAATGGACAAGCGAGGAATCTAGGGAAGTCTATGTGAGTATTAAACAGTTTTTACAACCCTTATTAAGTGATGCAACTGTCCTCGCTTAGAATTAAAGTTTTAATTAACTAAATGTCTTTGCTTTGTTAGGACAATGCAACCAGGAAGATTATGGAGCTGGAGTCAAGGCCTGACGCAAATGTCGTCTCAGACTTGGAGCAGAACCAGATTTTCCAATCAACCTACAAGGAAACGAGAAAAATCAAATCAAACAAGATGCATGCTAATGGTTACCTTGCAAGGTACCCAACTAGAAAGGAGCTACTATCGGAGGACTACCAGCGCAAACTGCAACAGGAGGAAGCCCTCATTGAATCGTTTGGACGGCTGCAAGATAGACTAGAAGCTCAAGAAGTTGAAAGGGAAGCCGAGAGGCAAGAACATAGGCATCAGCTTGAACAGATGAACAAGGAAAGGGAGGCTGATAGAGAAGCACTTAGGCAAGCTATGTTAATGTTGCAAGCAGCCCAACAACAAGCTTCAGTACAAAAGGTAATATTAACAACATCTATGTTCTCATAGTTTATTGAACTGAAAATCATGATCTTGAACCCAATTCGAAATGCAGGCTAGCACAATTGTGGAGCCAACTGaaaatgttgctgctgctgcaacaaTTGAGGGGACACAAAATGTAACAACTACAATGGGAGAACACATGATGCATAGTCAGCAGGTAGTTTGATGATAATTGAAGAATGTTTAAttgtaacatgcatgtcatattctTGTCAAGGGGTGTAATTTTTACCACCAACCATTTATTTTCAGGTTACCCAAGAAACCAGCCAGCCAGAACAACAACCCCCTTCTTCCGCAGCTGAAGAATGTCTCACTAGAGGGCGCATGACTAGAAGTAATTTGGCAGCGAATTCGGGTGCTGTTTATACTACAGCAAAGCAACTGAAGGAAACTGCGGCTAGGAAAAGATCTGCATTGTCCAAAAAGAATACACAGGTACTATGTGAAACCTTTTATCTCTCTTTGCATTAAAAAGGAACATATAGTCCTTTTGGAGAAGTACATAGCTATTCTTTTGTTCTGCTCCTAAATATGGTCCAGGCTTAGTTTCCTCTTGCTGATTAGAAATATATATGGATgtgtttgtgctcataaaatgtctTGGGAGGCAGCTGCATGTATGTTTATATTTGCTTTACGCTTCAAAGTTCATGGTTGATAGTACTGCAGCTCATAGAACTCTAGTACTGCAGCTCGTGTTTTGCTTCAGTGTTCAATTAGCTTTGCCACCACTAGTCTCAGTTTAACTAATGCATGTCAATGATTTTTTCaggaggaatcttgagtttgagaaggagcatgcgaatggtgggacgatggccaacatacatatcaagggaaccttcgctgctacagtagacattagtcttttgattcgaatgagttcaaacagttgtctgtgcttaacatattattatgtgttaagctatctacttgtgttctcatttagtttgacactcggtgtgttttgttaaagattttgtatgaacaaattatatttcgttttaatggatgtcgatgcttccttcattatgtatttgtcgttttgcgattattaatttaagctaccaaacaaagtgtcgcaacatgaattattaatatattaatctggcgttgcaatatatgatggcacatataacaatcacatttagtcgtggcaataggtacgataatcgtggcaatagagaaactatctcttgcaactacaaaaagatgacggtggcaatagaggaatctacctatagcaaccagatagttagtaacgtggcaatagatgacctgtctgtagcaaccaacctaaGTAACGTGGCAATAGCCTATGCCATCTATAGCAACCATTCAGAAACGTGGCAATATATGACCTCTCTGTAGCAACCAACCTGAAGAGATGTTGCAATAACCTaagccacctatagcaaccatttaGGCGACGTGGCAATAGAGAACCTCTATTGCAATGCTTTCTCTGCGTAGCAACAACCACGATTGCAACACTTGTGTTGCGTTGCGCTTGCATTGTGTTGCTACATGACCAGCGTGTCGCAATACGTATCGCTAGCAACGCCTAGTTCGTTGCAATTGATACTATTACCACACCCATAGTGGTTGCAATTGCTTTTGTTACAACACTCACCAGGTGTTGCAAAAGCgtcaaaagtgttgcaatagaggggctgtgtgtcgcaactaaaatgtaacccattgcattatgctattgctacccttacaagtgcaacgacatttaaccaaaaaaaattggtagcaaaattactatggctaccatttttgggtcttttgctacacttttttggcgttgcagtagaccgaaaatcttgtagtgTTTGTTTGGGGCAACaaaatacactagtatcggtggaaacaaatatggctttgtgatagtggatgattacactagatacacatgggtattctttctagtggacaaaagtgatgtatttgcaatattcaaatcatttgtcaaaggcattcacaatgagtttaaaacaaccatcaagagagttagaagtgacaatggtagtgagttcaagaacactagaattgatgagttatgtgatgaatttggaattaaacatcgattctcggccaagtacacacctcaatcaaatggccttgttgagaggaagaatagaacactcattaatatagcaaggtctatgcttagtgagtacaatatgagtcaatctttttgggtcgaagctatcaacacggcttgctattgtagtaaccgcctctattgtcacccattgaaagagaagacaccatatgagctcttgaatggtagaaagcccaacattgcatatttttgggtttttggttgcaaatgttatatcttgaagaaaggcactagattgggcaagtttgacaagaaatgtgatgaaggattcctacttggttattccactacaagcaaagcatacagagtttggaatttggatagtggtactcttgaggaagttcatgatgttgaatttgatgaaaccaagggttcacaagtagagaatgagaacttggaagatgttagaggcattcaactttcaaatgccatgaagaacatggatattggtgaattgaggcctaggcaagtgaatgatgatgaagatgatcaagtgcaagtgctctctaactcaaatgtgcaagatgatataaatcaagttagtgcaagtggctctcatgacaatgaacaagatcaagtggctagtacatcatctcaacccaatgatcaagcaagtgcaagcaatcaagttccaatcctccaaccaaccaatgttgcaagagatcatcatttggacactatcattggtgatatttcaagaggtgtacaaacaagatcaagattggcatcattttatgaacacttcttatttgtcatccattgaaccaaagaagatagatgaagcattgaaggatgttgattgggtgaatgctatgcataaagaattgaataacttcacaagaaaccaagtatgggagttagttgagaggcctaagggtcataatgtgattggaaccaagtgggtctttagaaacaagcaagatcaagatgggatagtagtaaggaacaaagcaagattggtagcacaaggtgtcggggacctaataccagggtaccccaggaggtggaaccaataaccaccaaatataaaaaacttctggatgcataagggcgccatgtcatcccttgttcgagtgataggagttcggttctgcctcgcccaacaccttCAAACGGGCTcggcctcgcccgagggccgagggataaactccgtctcgcccgacgccttgaggacgggctcggtctcgcccgagggctgagggatgagttccgtctcgcccgatcccggaggggtggggtcagcctcaccctgacgcctttgtgggataaccctgcctcgccccaaaggctcaaggctaatctccgtctcgcccaacgcctatagggcgggctcggtctcgcccgaaggctaagggatagattccgcctcgcccgaccccggagggatagggttagtctcgcccaagagatagggattggcctccgtctcacccgacggcccagaacgagcctcgccctgatcgatatctatccctcataacgatgggtacaggacgagacaagacgttcgggtcaaccatggctccaacgaccataccctgcgccctgacaggaaaagaactgccagggaacgacaggactgatgctttagacccttccgggcgccgcagagcccaaaaggtattacaggtgcgtgcacctcactctgtagagttgtaggcgccgccttcagccctgggacacgaacccaacgaagatatacgacaaccgctacgctccaagaactggatttgctatctccacgaacgacggatactccgtcaccgcgctgtggacccgagggagcggggggccctcttcccgacccctcaggtccccccagtcagagagccttggccacggcgctacaccggaccccgaccccgaattctcccaacaagaatcatgggaaccagaaggcgtgtggagcaaggctggggggaggctcctaagtcaaaaccactgtactacaacccataccctaggggcagcatgctgtgactaatcagacatcctacagagacatcgacaatatcgtaagcacttatcttccttcgcactcatcaggatgaaggacctgatcggatagacgtaagccacaagactaagtagaatacgcatcctggagtcctcacctttgtaaagccagccccttcatctataaaaggggatgcgcatcctccatcaaagggacggaaAAACAATAGTacacactcatacacacattcaagcagctacgaagctcttgactaccttccaatccttcgatcagagacttgggaccagtccctctctcaccagtttgtatcccttattatagaccgttcacggtgctaataacacaagcagcaacaaactagacgtagggacgttccgtccgaaccagtataaattctgtgtcctttagcgcatcatccgagcctaacgcgcattactataaattcacttgctggtgcttgtacgaaacaccgacagttggcgcgccaggtaggggctttgcgcgttccaaatcaggtctcggatgaccacccacgcaatcacctgggccccgggcgcacacgtgcgtttcggcgacctggatttcatcatcacactagaaggagagctggcactgactcactcagccgccggatctcccccttccatcaacctcagccgtctcaggcttgagggtccaccgggcaactcccggagagtcccgtcacccaaaaaggcctctcacaacgccaccatgtGTCCGGAGGGGTCCGTATGGaacgccccgacagcgtttccgttcggtctccgcaacattgcggcaaccgctggccgtcttctggcgctacgtgtggttcaaccacccacggacatcgagttcgtgggggcgattgagcgggatacggagaccctctacgagctcctcaacgaggagcctgtatcgctctccagctcggattccagcagggggagccaccacccttcccgagaATGCTACATGActcagacccccgagggtcacgtcgaaagcgcctccagggaagaggccacccctacaaacaatcctgagagcagatccggggaagaggggacagccccatctcacctgaggatggagcagctaagggctcgtcagcaagagatcgatgaggccgggcaagggctcgcacgggaatacgcggacatcaatcgcgagattgaacgccgcaaagacggggggcgcgcgcgcgccacagcccgcaccgtacatcaaaggatcctcaccgacgatggggcctttcctcactttgctcgagccagccagaacatcgccgcagcgaccgccttgctgcatggtctcccggaggccgcgacgtccgaggatcgacgcgcttatcgggagattcgcacgttgctcgagcatgcagccgcgcagcaggcggaaagttcgttgtctcgacgacgtgaacccgacaccagccaacgCGCGCcttcagtgcgtcccaccaaggacgcatccgtacaccaaacaccgccagccggcgggcagccctccgttgtccctgtacatcaacgcctcggccgtggccgcgacgtacgtagcatcatcgacgctcggagacgtgcccacggcgacgagggagaagcagcgcgccgcggctatcatccccgacgtggcgggcgctacgacagcaacgaggaccgaagcccgagccccgtcctgccaggccctcaggcctttggccggcacatcctcaacgctgcgttccctctaaggtatcgaccgcctacgaacattcctaaatattctggcgaaacaaatcccgggctttggctcgaagactatcggcttgcatgtcaggccggtggtgcgagtgatgataatttcattattcgcaatctcccgctgttcctGGCCGACTCAGCACGAgcgtggctggagcacctaccgtccaatgctattcagagttgggcggatctgactgagatcttcgtgggtaatttccagggcacgtacaaacgccctggaaacccatgggacctcaagaactgccgtcagaaagccgatgaaaccctccgcgggtacatccggcgcttttcccgacagtgcaatgagctcccgaacgtcgccgacgccgacgtaataggagcctttctgtccggaacgacctgcgaatccctggtccacaagctaggacgcaggggcccgcgaactaccaaggaactcctggacatcgccactagtcacgcctctggagaagaGGCAGTCGGGGCCATCTTTGATCGCACCGACTGGAAaaacaaggcgggacgaggacgccagcgaaggcgcctccaaccgtcccgccaaagggaaaaataagaagcaacggcgcgacaactcactcgcggccgctgccgaccgcaaaggtggccggaagcccgcggagggcactccgaaccacttcgagaaaatgctcgaggggccatgcccaaaccacgccttcccggctaagcacctatacaaggaatgcggccttatgcgcaaatacttggccgggggtctgaacaaggaggagcaggggaaggagcctgttcccaccactaacgacacggaggagaaggacgacaccttcccaactccgaccggtgccctcgtgatcttcggaggatcaacggcctacgactctagGCGCCGCCAGAAagtcgcacgtcgagaggtctataccgctggaccggctatgccagcttatctccggtggtcggaatccgccataaccttcgaccggaccgaccatccggataccatcccacacccgggaaggtatccgcttgtcgtcgacccgatcgtcggtccaaagcggctcaccaaggtactgatggatgggggcagcggcctcaacatcatgtatgccaagacgctcgatgagatgggcgtcgaccgaacgcgcctccgccctgtccgagcacctttccatggcgtcatgctaggaaggcaagccgtgccgctaggacagattgacctgcccatcacttttggggatcaatccaattaccgaactgagaccctcaccttcgatgtagtggggttcccggggaccttccacgccattctggggcgaccatgttacgcgaagttcatggccgtacccaattacacgtacctgaaactgaagatgccgggcccccgtggggtcatcaccatcggcacctccttccagcgcgcttacgagtgcgaggtcgaatgctgcggacacgcatccgcggtcatcgcatccgaagagctcgccacccacagggaggaggtcattgaagggacacccgacgcaaagaagtcgtccggatcgttcgaatcggtagagggctccagggacgtgctcttggat
The sequence above is drawn from the Miscanthus floridulus cultivar M001 chromosome 15, ASM1932011v1, whole genome shotgun sequence genome and encodes:
- the LOC136507841 gene encoding uncharacterized protein, whose translation is MRHRPEELDIVEWHYLVSYFGTEEFQRISNKNSQNRHNRQIHHVTGSKGFSQLSYEKRDQLTGEEPNDMELFMMTHQQNGQWTSEESREVYDNATRKIMELESRPDANVVSDLEQNQIFQSTYKETRKIKSNKMHANGYLARYPTRKELLSEDYQRKLQQEEALIESFGRLQDRLEAQEVEREAERQEHRHQLEQMNKEREADREALRQAMLMLQAAQQQASVQKASTIVEPTENVAAAATIEGTQNVTTTMGEHMMHSQQVTQETSQPEQQPPSSAAEECLTRGRMTRSNLAANSGAVYTTAKQLKETAARKRSALSKKNTQEES